The genome window TTAGATATTGTTTATACTGATGCTGGTGAGGATTTTTTAACGGCAACTATGCCTGTTAATCCAAGAGTGCATCAACCAATGGGGTTATTGCATGGTGGCGCATCGGTTGCTTTGGCGGAGAGTGTTGGTAGTGCGGCTTCTTTAATGTTTGTAAATCCTGAGAAACAAGAAGTTCGTGGTATCGAAATTTCCGCTAATCATTTAAAAAGCAAGCGAGAAGGAATGGTTACAGCTACAGCTAAAATTGTTCACAAAGGCGCAAGTTTACACTTATGGGAAATCCGAATTGTAGATGAAGAAGGAAAACTTATTTCGCTTTGTAAATTAACCAATATGGTATTATCGAGAAGACAATAATGCAGATTTTTGAAAAAATACAACATCTTTTATCAAGTCAAAATCCATTTGTTTGTTATGTAAAACCAAATGAAAATGTTTGGAATTTACTTATACAACAAACAGAGGAAATTGTTGCGTTTTCAGGTCAATCTGGGTTTACATTTGTTCCTTTTAATGACGGTGTTTCAATAAGTTTTCCTTTTGAAAAAAGTGAGATATTGCAAGGCAATATTGAATTTGTAGATAAAAAGAATGTTGAAGAATTTACTTCTGAAAGTAATCAAAAAGCAGCATTTGAAAATTTAGTTGCAAAAGGAGTTGCCGCAATTCAGAACCACGAATTTGATAAAGTTGTTTTATCTCGAAAAATAGTTTTAAAGGAACAGATTTCAATTGTAGCTTCTTTTGAGAATTTAATTACAACTTATCCAACAGCATTTCGCTATTTATTTTTTCATCCGAAAGTTGGTTTATGGATGGGAGCAACACCCGAACAATTGGTTAAAATCAATCAAAATCAGTTTGAAACGGTTGCTTTAGCTGGAACGCAATTGTATGCTGAAAATGTGATTTGGGAAGCAAAAGAGATTGAAGAACAACAATTTGTAACGGATTATATTGTATCTAAAGTAAAAGATAAAGTAAATCAATATACTGTTTCTGATGCTAAAACAGTTAAAGCTGGAAATTTAGTGCATTTAAAATCGTATATTTCTGGTGAAATTAAAGATGATTTTAAAGCTAATAATTTAGTGGAAGCATTGCATCCAACACCAGCGGTTTGTGGTTTACCGAAAGAAAATGCTATCGATTTTATTCTGAAGAATGAAGGTTATAATCGTAAATATTATTCGGGTTTTTTAGGTGAATGGAATAAAGACAATCAAACCGATTTATTTGTAAATTTACGCTGCTTGGAAGTTGAAAACGATGTGGTAACTATTTATGTAGGTTGCGGAATTACAAAAGATAGTAATCCTGAAAAAGAATATATAGAAACAGAAAACAAGTCCATGACAATGCGAAATGTTTTGGTAAAAAAAGTAAAATAAAAATACATAGACACATAAAAAATTTAAAAAGCATTGTATTTTAAATAGTTCGCATAGTATTTCTATGCAAACTATATTAAGTGAAACGTACGAAGTTTTGGACTAAAAATCAACACAAAGAAAATCTATGATTCTATGTGTTTAAAAATTTAAAAGTTTAGAGAATGAAATTAGATATATTGGCTTTTGGAGCGCATCCAGACGATGTGGAGTTAGGATGTAGTGGTACAATTGCAAAAGAAATTAGTTTAGGAAAAAAAGTTGGTATTATCGATTTAACTCGAGGTGAATTAGGTACACGCGGTTCTGTAGCAACTCGAAATGAAGAATCAGCTAAAGCTTCTGAAATTTTGGGAGTTGTAGCACGTGAAAATTTAGATATGCGTGATGGTTTTTTTGTAAACGATGAAGTACACCAATTGAAAGTTATTGAAA of Flavobacterium channae contains these proteins:
- a CDS encoding hotdog fold thioesterase encodes the protein MNFDREKMLQLCNDWSKNTLMNTLDIVYTDAGEDFLTATMPVNPRVHQPMGLLHGGASVALAESVGSAASLMFVNPEKQEVRGIEISANHLKSKREGMVTATAKIVHKGASLHLWEIRIVDEEGKLISLCKLTNMVLSRRQ
- a CDS encoding isochorismate synthase, whose protein sequence is MQIFEKIQHLLSSQNPFVCYVKPNENVWNLLIQQTEEIVAFSGQSGFTFVPFNDGVSISFPFEKSEILQGNIEFVDKKNVEEFTSESNQKAAFENLVAKGVAAIQNHEFDKVVLSRKIVLKEQISIVASFENLITTYPTAFRYLFFHPKVGLWMGATPEQLVKINQNQFETVALAGTQLYAENVIWEAKEIEEQQFVTDYIVSKVKDKVNQYTVSDAKTVKAGNLVHLKSYISGEIKDDFKANNLVEALHPTPAVCGLPKENAIDFILKNEGYNRKYYSGFLGEWNKDNQTDLFVNLRCLEVENDVVTIYVGCGITKDSNPEKEYIETENKSMTMRNVLVKKVK